One stretch of Priestia megaterium DNA includes these proteins:
- a CDS encoding response regulator transcription factor has protein sequence MKNILIVEDEEYMLDLLKIHLSDEYNITEAKDGQIALDYIENQVFDLVVLDIMLPHVDGWTVCERILKKGNTPIIMLTARSELYDKVKGLELGADDYLIKPFEFEELKARIKALLRRYDRIQKRDEDSNQITFLNGRFVIDNESRQLTVNNQLVELTAKEFSLLSLLSSQPQRVFTREILLDNIWEMYESRDLRTVDTHVKNIRIKLKKIDNEMNLIKTVWGIGYKLNIQEDIK, from the coding sequence ATGAAAAATATTTTGATTGTCGAAGATGAGGAGTATATGCTAGATCTACTTAAAATACATCTTTCAGATGAATATAATATTACCGAAGCAAAAGATGGACAAATTGCTCTAGATTATATAGAAAATCAGGTGTTTGATCTCGTTGTTCTAGATATAATGTTACCTCATGTAGATGGATGGACTGTCTGTGAAAGAATACTGAAAAAAGGCAATACTCCTATTATCATGTTAACCGCGAGAAGTGAACTATACGATAAAGTTAAAGGATTAGAATTAGGAGCAGATGATTATTTAATTAAACCATTTGAGTTTGAAGAATTAAAAGCAAGAATAAAGGCTTTACTACGGAGATATGATCGTATTCAAAAAAGAGATGAAGATAGTAACCAAATTACATTTCTAAATGGTCGCTTTGTAATAGACAATGAGAGTAGACAGTTAACTGTTAATAATCAATTAGTAGAATTAACAGCTAAAGAGTTCTCCTTACTTTCTTTACTCTCTTCTCAACCCCAACGAGTATTTACGAGAGAGATTTTACTTGATAATATTTGGGAAATGTATGAATCACGCGATCTACGGACAGTAGATACACACGTTAAAAATATTCGTATCAAGCTTAAAAAGATAGATAACGAAATGAACTTGATCAAAACTGTATGGGGAATAGGTTATAAATTAAATATTCAAGAGGACATAAAATGA